A window of Streptomyces sp. DG1A-41 contains these coding sequences:
- a CDS encoding DUF4185 domain-containing protein, producing the protein MPDDAETARARQRTGTGIGLLLVLVLGAALLIALPEDESPDDDAACRARTVRSWQANDGLTAEFARYGDDATRTDDWTGGDGTHSVRLPDGRVLWLFSDTYLGRVYGPPNPAGESHAWRDTTAPLVRNSAVLMRDGRLESTLPAPLFADPAPGQWRWPVAARVEARSPGSSEQVVRVLLWVRTAGQAPWIYGVPTATEVATLSLPDLRLESVVKVLDQQLVPDPSRRVLFGTTLVEEDGWTYVFGGDDGQAASRPASHAYLARVPEGRLGDPAAWRYWTGSAWAAGARPRPVLGDGQRKGVGSAFSVVRDGGTYVLFTMATGTKGLTTVASYWACSPAGPWHGPAKEFSPSLPQGQVAAYNPQAHPVLSGDGRLVLSYDVNWLETTGAAAQLSRNVSLYRPRFVTLRLAPAR; encoded by the coding sequence GTGCCCGACGACGCAGAGACAGCACGAGCACGACAGCGCACGGGAACCGGGATCGGCCTGCTGCTGGTCCTGGTTCTCGGGGCCGCGCTGCTCATCGCCCTCCCGGAGGACGAGAGTCCGGACGACGACGCCGCCTGCCGGGCGCGCACGGTCCGCTCCTGGCAGGCGAACGACGGCCTCACCGCCGAGTTCGCCCGCTACGGCGACGACGCCACCCGCACCGACGACTGGACCGGCGGCGACGGCACCCACTCGGTGCGGCTGCCGGACGGCCGGGTGCTGTGGCTGTTCTCGGACACCTACCTGGGCCGGGTGTACGGCCCGCCCAACCCGGCCGGCGAGTCCCACGCCTGGCGGGACACCACCGCGCCGCTGGTGCGCAACTCGGCCGTGCTGATGCGCGACGGCCGGCTGGAGAGCACCCTCCCCGCCCCGCTCTTCGCCGACCCGGCGCCGGGCCAGTGGCGCTGGCCGGTCGCCGCCCGCGTCGAAGCCCGCTCCCCCGGCTCATCGGAGCAGGTCGTCCGGGTGCTGCTGTGGGTGCGCACGGCCGGCCAGGCCCCGTGGATCTACGGCGTGCCCACCGCGACCGAGGTGGCCACGCTGTCGCTGCCCGATCTGCGGCTGGAGTCGGTCGTCAAGGTGCTCGACCAGCAACTGGTGCCCGACCCGTCCCGGCGGGTGCTGTTCGGCACGACGCTGGTCGAGGAGGACGGCTGGACGTACGTCTTCGGCGGCGACGACGGCCAGGCCGCCTCCCGCCCGGCCTCGCACGCGTACCTGGCGCGGGTGCCGGAGGGCAGGCTCGGGGATCCGGCGGCCTGGCGGTACTGGACCGGCTCGGCGTGGGCGGCCGGCGCCCGCCCCCGGCCGGTGCTCGGGGACGGGCAGCGCAAGGGGGTGGGCAGCGCGTTCTCGGTCGTCCGGGACGGCGGGACGTACGTGCTGTTCACGATGGCCACGGGCACCAAGGGCCTGACCACCGTGGCCTCGTACTGGGCGTGCTCCCCGGCCGGGCCGTGGCACGGACCCGCGAAGGAGTTCAGCCCGTCGCTGCCGCAGGGCCAGGTGGCCGCCTACAACCCGCAGGCGCACCCGGTGCTGAGCGGCGACGGGCGTCTCGTGCTGAGCTACGACGTCAACTGGCTGGAGACGACGGGCGCCGCCGCCCAGCTCAGCCGGAACGTGTCCCTGTACCGACCACGGTTCGTGACCCTGCGGCTGGCTCCGGCGCGGTGA
- a CDS encoding sialidase family protein — translation MPSSLRARLRSTLTAVLTAAALLAPTGPAHPQPTTGLPEFEQQVLFKASQDPGYACFRIPAIVRTTAGTLLAFAEGRVLNCGDAADIDIVLKRSTDGGRTWGPLQVVNEGAGDTHGNPAPLVDRRTGRILLAETYNTGRTDAGNCTVPCDRTPHLQYSDDDGRTWSEPRDLSDEILPEHWNSWYATGPVHGIQLTRGKHAGRLVFGVNTETWDGSRVTANHAALIVSDDGGDHWRIGATDSWPIAQDGTFRQKPSEVTLTERADGAVLVSGREQDGTDLGHRSQTLSLDGGDSFATPFRGLPDLYTPQVQGATLRLGDRLLLSAPADPDRRRTMMVRSSYDGGRTWDSVDRGTVVTTDWSGYSDMAAVDASTAGLLYEGGAVDARDEIRFARFTEDWLKPRRGTDPTTRDAASGARPAAVLGGAGRTAGARGGALSFDGTDDAVRLPYRSRLPLGERDFTASLFFRYTATAGEQPFLWMGGIGSTQPQVWLRGEPASDRVRALITTRSGATTVRTASVWTAGAHNDGRWHHLVLRRGGGQLTLFLDGTPLSTTDVPGSVSRNSPFGVHIGQRMDSRAFLTGAIDDVRVWNRALTDQEVAAGARGAAARGTVLWLPMDQVSGSN, via the coding sequence ATGCCGTCAAGTCTTCGCGCACGTCTGAGATCCACCCTGACAGCCGTTCTCACCGCCGCCGCACTGCTCGCGCCCACCGGTCCGGCCCATCCCCAACCCACCACCGGCTTACCGGAGTTCGAGCAACAGGTCCTCTTCAAGGCCTCCCAGGACCCCGGTTACGCGTGCTTCCGGATCCCCGCGATCGTGCGGACCACGGCCGGCACGCTGCTCGCCTTCGCCGAGGGCCGCGTCCTCAACTGCGGTGACGCGGCCGACATCGACATCGTCCTCAAACGCTCCACCGACGGCGGCCGCACCTGGGGACCGCTCCAGGTCGTCAACGAGGGCGCGGGCGACACGCACGGCAACCCGGCGCCCCTCGTGGACCGCAGGACAGGCCGGATCCTGCTGGCCGAGACGTACAACACGGGCCGTACGGACGCCGGCAACTGCACCGTCCCCTGCGACCGCACCCCGCATCTCCAGTACAGCGACGACGACGGCCGGACCTGGTCCGAGCCGCGCGACCTGAGCGACGAGATCCTGCCCGAACACTGGAACTCCTGGTACGCCACCGGGCCCGTGCACGGCATCCAGCTCACCCGGGGGAAGCACGCCGGGCGGCTGGTGTTCGGCGTCAACACCGAGACGTGGGACGGCAGCCGGGTCACCGCCAACCACGCCGCGCTCATCGTCAGCGACGACGGCGGCGACCACTGGCGGATCGGCGCCACGGACTCCTGGCCGATAGCGCAGGACGGCACGTTCCGGCAGAAGCCGTCGGAGGTGACGCTCACCGAACGGGCCGACGGGGCCGTCCTCGTCAGCGGCCGGGAACAGGACGGCACCGACCTGGGCCACCGCTCCCAGACCCTCAGCCTGGACGGCGGCGACAGCTTCGCCACGCCCTTCCGCGGCCTTCCGGACCTCTACACCCCGCAGGTCCAGGGCGCGACCCTGCGCCTCGGCGACCGGCTCCTGCTGTCTGCCCCGGCCGACCCCGACCGCCGCCGGACGATGATGGTCCGCTCCTCCTACGACGGCGGGCGCACCTGGGACAGCGTGGACCGGGGCACGGTCGTCACCACGGACTGGTCCGGCTACTCCGACATGGCGGCGGTCGACGCCTCGACGGCGGGCCTGCTCTACGAGGGCGGCGCGGTCGACGCCCGCGACGAGATCCGCTTCGCCCGCTTCACCGAGGACTGGCTGAAACCGCGCCGCGGCACCGATCCGACCACCCGTGACGCCGCGTCGGGCGCGAGGCCCGCGGCCGTGCTCGGCGGTGCCGGGCGGACGGCCGGTGCGCGCGGCGGTGCGCTGTCCTTCGACGGCACGGACGACGCCGTACGTCTGCCGTACCGGTCCCGACTGCCGCTCGGCGAGAGGGACTTCACGGCCTCGCTGTTCTTCCGCTACACGGCCACGGCCGGCGAACAGCCCTTCCTGTGGATGGGCGGCATCGGCAGCACCCAGCCGCAGGTCTGGTTGCGCGGGGAGCCGGCGAGCGACCGGGTCCGGGCGCTCATCACCACCCGGTCGGGCGCGACGACCGTCAGGACGGCCTCGGTGTGGACCGCCGGCGCCCACAACGACGGCCGCTGGCACCACCTGGTCCTGCGCCGGGGCGGCGGGCAACTGACCCTCTTCCTCGACGGCACGCCGCTGAGCACCACGGACGTGCCGGGCTCGGTCAGCCGTAACTCCCCGTTCGGCGTGCACATCGGCCAGCGCATGGACAGCCGGGCGTTCCTGACGGGGGCGATCGACGACGTCCGCGTCTGGAACCGGGCCCTCACCGACCAGGAGGTGGCCGCCGGCGCCAGGGGCGCGGCGGCCAGGGGCACGGTGCTGTGGCTCCCCATGGACCAGGTGAGCGGCAGCAACTAA
- a CDS encoding zinc-binding dehydrogenase: MRRVRYKSRGGPLFMEEAPAPEPGPGELLVRAEAIGVTLPVVRKVGEAAEPVPLGGEIAGEITAVGEGVTRFGTGDRVTGLCFGHGYADFAILHEAMTSPVPADADAVTAVALVRSGLVALGALEAARPEPGEAALVTAAASGVGHLAVQLARTREAGRVVGAVSDPAKAGFVRGLGADHVVTYGDDSWGAPVDYALDAVGGQLLTPALAALAPEGRLVAYSSGGGTIQAYDLLVGAKSVIGFQVARIARGKPELYEQWREELWRLFAAGEVEPVVHGEFALQDAAKAHGEIDARANLGKVVLIP, encoded by the coding sequence ATGCGCCGCGTCCGCTACAAATCCCGAGGCGGCCCCCTGTTCATGGAGGAGGCACCGGCCCCTGAGCCCGGCCCCGGAGAACTGCTCGTGCGCGCGGAGGCGATCGGCGTCACGCTCCCGGTCGTACGCAAGGTCGGCGAGGCGGCGGAGCCGGTCCCGCTCGGCGGCGAGATCGCCGGGGAGATCACCGCCGTCGGCGAGGGCGTCACCCGCTTCGGCACCGGCGACCGCGTGACGGGGCTCTGCTTCGGCCACGGCTACGCCGACTTCGCGATCCTGCACGAGGCCATGACCTCCCCGGTCCCGGCGGACGCCGACGCCGTCACGGCGGTCGCCCTGGTCCGCAGCGGCCTGGTCGCCCTCGGCGCCCTGGAGGCCGCACGGCCCGAGCCGGGCGAGGCGGCCCTGGTCACGGCCGCGGCGAGCGGTGTCGGCCACCTGGCCGTGCAACTGGCCAGGACGCGGGAGGCCGGACGGGTCGTGGGGGCCGTCTCCGACCCGGCCAAGGCCGGCTTCGTCCGCGGCCTCGGCGCCGACCACGTCGTCACCTATGGTGACGACAGCTGGGGCGCACCGGTCGACTACGCCCTGGACGCGGTCGGCGGCCAGCTGCTCACCCCGGCCCTCGCCGCGCTCGCCCCGGAGGGACGGCTGGTGGCGTACAGCTCGGGCGGCGGCACGATCCAGGCGTACGACCTGCTCGTGGGCGCCAAGTCGGTGATCGGGTTCCAGGTGGCCCGCATCGCCCGCGGGAAGCCGGAGTTGTACGAGCAGTGGCGTGAGGAACTGTGGCGGCTGTTCGCGGCCGGGGAGGTCGAGCCCGTCGTCCACGGGGAGTTCGCCCTTCAGGACGCGGCGAAGGCGCACGGGGAGATCGATGCGAGGGCCAACCTCGGCAAGGTCGTCCTGATCCCCTGA